A genome region from Geobacter pickeringii includes the following:
- a CDS encoding OsmC family protein: MTGTFGGTLEARKVRISGDGLVGEARGEVELEGDVLVIKRIHVIYRLTTPAEDKEKVDRAYGLHAEHCPVYRSLRAAIDISTELDWMEG, translated from the coding sequence CTGACCGGCACCTTCGGCGGTACGCTGGAGGCCAGGAAGGTGAGGATCAGCGGTGATGGCCTGGTGGGAGAGGCACGTGGTGAGGTGGAGCTTGAGGGCGATGTCCTGGTGATCAAAAGGATTCACGTGATCTACCGGCTGACAACGCCAGCGGAGGACAAGGAAAAGGTGGACCGGGCATACGGGCTCCACGCGGAGCACTGCCCGGTCTACCGCTCCCTCCGGGCGGCCATTGATATCAGCACGGAGCTCGACTGGATGGAGGGGTGA
- a CDS encoding ferredoxin, whose translation MTKAPLVDKDVCISCGLCVNNVPDVFRFDDGNKAECFDPGGAAEDVIQSDAIDACPVSCISWSTDPDYLKSFA comes from the coding sequence ATGACAAAAGCACCATTGGTCGACAAGGACGTATGCATCAGTTGCGGGCTCTGCGTGAACAACGTTCCCGACGTGTTTCGCTTCGATGACGGCAATAAGGCGGAATGCTTCGATCCCGGCGGCGCTGCTGAGGACGTTATCCAGAGCGACGCAATCGATGCCTGTCCGGTATCGTGCATCAGCTGGAGCACCGACCCCGATTATCTGAAGAGTTTCGCCTGA
- a CDS encoding hydrolase encodes MNYTELLNPQNSAVIFIDFQPQMVFGVASIDRQTLFNNVMLLAKAAKIFNVPTVLTTVESKGFSGNMWPQLLDLFPNQEPVERSSMNSWEEPKFVEAVKATGRKKLVMAALWTEVCLAYPALGALKAGYDVYAVEDASGGTSLTAHNAAMRRIEQAGAVPMTALQTLLEYQRDWSRKDTYDAVIEVVKEHGGAYGQGVEYAYTMVHGAPPSRKGGH; translated from the coding sequence ATGAACTACACGGAACTGCTCAATCCCCAGAACTCGGCGGTTATCTTTATCGACTTTCAGCCCCAGATGGTCTTCGGTGTCGCCAGCATCGACCGGCAGACGCTCTTCAACAACGTCATGCTCCTGGCCAAGGCGGCCAAAATCTTCAACGTGCCGACCGTTCTCACCACGGTGGAGTCGAAAGGGTTTTCCGGCAACATGTGGCCGCAGCTCCTCGATCTCTTCCCCAATCAGGAGCCGGTGGAACGAAGCTCCATGAACTCGTGGGAAGAGCCGAAATTTGTGGAGGCAGTCAAGGCCACCGGGCGGAAGAAACTGGTCATGGCAGCCCTCTGGACCGAAGTCTGCCTGGCATATCCGGCACTGGGGGCACTCAAGGCAGGTTATGACGTCTATGCCGTGGAAGACGCGTCGGGGGGGACCAGCTTAACGGCCCACAACGCCGCCATGCGGCGCATCGAGCAGGCAGGGGCGGTGCCGATGACCGCGCTTCAGACCCTCCTTGAGTATCAGCGTGACTGGTCACGCAAGGATACCTACGACGCCGTCATCGAGGTGGTGAAAGAGCACGGCGGCGCCTACGGCCAGGGGGTGGAGTACGCCTACACCATGGTCCACGGCGCGCCTCCCAGCCGGAAAGGTGGCCACTGA
- a CDS encoding amidohydrolase — MNAPDLILYNGKITTLDTTQPQVSAMAMTGGRITAIGGEELLTTATEKTNRIDLKGRRVIPGLNDSHMHVIRGGLSYNLELRWDGVPSLADGLRMLKEQAQRTPPGQWVRVIGGWSEFQFAERRMPTLDEINAVSPDTPVFVLHLYCRGMLNRAALRACGYTKDTPNPPAGEIQRDKNGDPTGLLIARPNAGILYATVGKQPKLPPEHQMNSSRHFMRELNRLGLTSLVDAGGGSQIYPDDYQIIEELHRRGEMTVRMAYNIFTQKPQEEKEDFLRCMKLTAPGRGDDFYRCNGAGEMLVYSAADFEDFLEPRPDLPSNLEKDLKEVVSLLAASKWPFRIHATYDESISRMLNVFEEVNREIPFEGTQWFFDHCETISDRSLERVKALGGGIAIQNRMAFQGEYFLDRYGREAAERTPPVRKMLDLGIPVGAGTDATRVASYNPWVSLYWLVAGKTVGGAPLYSEANRLSREEALRLYTRGSSWFSGESGKKGAIAVGQLADVTALTDDYFTVEEEKIKGIESVLTIVDGKVVYGAGEFGNLDPTPLPVLPEWSPVKVYGGYGAPLDMRKAVRHGVPVPQHRHTAECHAHGCHHAAHQLLAGCKAGAPRYADFWGLGCDCFAF; from the coding sequence ATGAACGCACCCGACCTTATTCTGTATAACGGAAAGATCACCACCCTCGATACCACCCAGCCCCAGGTCTCGGCCATGGCCATGACCGGGGGGCGCATCACCGCCATCGGCGGAGAAGAACTCCTCACAACAGCAACGGAAAAAACCAATCGGATCGACCTCAAGGGGCGGCGGGTCATCCCCGGGCTCAACGATTCGCACATGCACGTCATCCGTGGCGGCCTCAGCTACAACCTGGAGCTGCGCTGGGACGGCGTCCCCTCCCTCGCCGACGGCCTGCGCATGCTGAAGGAGCAAGCACAGCGCACCCCCCCCGGCCAATGGGTGCGGGTCATCGGCGGCTGGAGTGAATTCCAGTTCGCCGAGCGGCGCATGCCAACGCTGGATGAGATCAACGCCGTCTCCCCCGATACGCCGGTCTTCGTCCTCCACCTCTATTGCCGGGGGATGTTGAACAGGGCCGCACTGCGGGCCTGCGGCTACACCAAGGACACCCCCAATCCTCCCGCCGGTGAAATCCAGCGCGACAAAAACGGCGACCCCACCGGGCTGCTCATCGCCCGCCCCAACGCCGGCATCCTCTATGCCACCGTCGGGAAACAACCCAAGCTCCCCCCCGAACACCAGATGAATTCCTCGCGCCACTTCATGCGCGAGCTGAACCGCCTTGGCCTCACCAGCCTGGTTGATGCAGGGGGCGGGTCGCAAATCTACCCCGATGACTACCAGATCATTGAGGAGTTGCACCGGCGGGGAGAAATGACCGTGCGGATGGCCTACAACATCTTCACGCAAAAACCCCAAGAGGAGAAAGAGGATTTCTTGCGGTGCATGAAGCTGACCGCGCCGGGGAGGGGTGACGATTTCTATCGCTGCAACGGCGCCGGTGAGATGCTGGTGTACTCGGCGGCGGATTTCGAGGATTTCCTGGAACCCCGGCCCGACCTCCCGTCGAACCTTGAGAAGGACCTGAAGGAGGTCGTGTCGCTTTTGGCTGCCAGTAAATGGCCGTTCCGCATTCACGCCACCTACGACGAAAGCATCTCCCGCATGTTGAACGTGTTCGAAGAGGTGAACCGCGAGATCCCCTTCGAAGGGACGCAGTGGTTCTTCGACCATTGCGAAACTATCTCCGACCGGAGCCTCGAACGGGTCAAGGCGCTGGGAGGGGGGATTGCCATTCAGAACCGCATGGCCTTCCAGGGGGAGTATTTCCTGGACCGCTACGGGAGAGAGGCGGCGGAGCGGACCCCTCCGGTCAGGAAAATGCTCGATCTCGGCATTCCCGTGGGGGCGGGGACCGATGCCACCCGCGTGGCAAGCTACAACCCCTGGGTTTCCCTCTACTGGCTGGTGGCCGGGAAGACCGTCGGCGGCGCCCCGCTCTATTCCGAGGCAAACCGCCTCAGCCGGGAAGAGGCCTTGCGGCTCTACACCCGGGGAAGCAGCTGGTTTTCGGGTGAAAGCGGCAAAAAAGGGGCCATCGCCGTCGGCCAGCTGGCGGATGTCACGGCGCTCACCGATGATTACTTCACGGTAGAAGAAGAGAAGATCAAGGGGATCGAGTCGGTCCTGACCATTGTCGACGGGAAGGTTGTCTACGGTGCCGGGGAATTTGGCAACCTCGACCCGACGCCGCTCCCCGTGCTGCCGGAATGGTCCCCCGTGAAGGTCTATGGCGGCTACGGCGCGCCACTGGACATGCGCAAGGCCGTCCGGCACGGCGTCCCGGTCCCTCAGCACCGGCACACCGCCGAGTGCCACGCGCACGGCTGCCACCATGCCGCCCACCAGCTCCTCGCCGGTTGCAAAGCCGGGGCTCCCCGCTACGCTGACTTCTGGGGGCTGGGGTGCGACTGTTTCGCGTTTTGA